The genomic region ctccgtctctccctcctggccctctctccgtctctcccctCCTGGCCCACCTTATCCCTGTGTCAGTCCCGGCACAGTCCTACCTCCAGTCTATATGTTCCCCACTCCTGTGCAGTCTATTCTTGTCTCTCTTGTAGGCCACTCTGTCCACGCCTCACTCCTATCCCACACTACCTATCtcacttccagtgttttctatcACCAGTCCATCTGTACTTCATTCCCAGACAGATCTCTCCATCTCTGGCTCCTGGCCCTTTGTTGAGTTACCAGAGATAAACTGCGGAGAGCTACTGATGTTACTGCAGTCATGTTACATCTCCATTCAGTTACAGGATGCTCCATGAGTTCAGCAGGAGCTTCGAGGAGGTCCTGTTGCACTTGGTGAGCTGAGGGATTAACAGGGGGCTGCCACCATTGCAGTGGATCGTGGGATCACCCTTCCTCCATTGTGTACGTCCAATCGCTTTCACTCTCCAGCCAGAACCAACAGGGAAGGGACCCACGTGGTCTCAGGGTTTGCTTGTGCCGGGCAGCTGAGAGTTGCTCAGTCTGCAGGTCTGCGTAAATCTGCACCCAGTCCTGAAAGGAATGTTGTGCTGTAACATTATGTCTTCCAGAAAATAACTGTGAGATTGTGCAGCTGTCGGCAGTGAGCGGCGAGAAGATCTTTAACAAGTACATCCTGCCCGGCAAGCCCATCTCGGAAGGTGCATCCAGAATTAATGGATTTCAGGTCATGGATGGGGTCCTGTACCTGCAAGGGGAACCTCAGACCACCAGCAGCGTCCAGGACACCATGGAagctttcctccatttcctgcagtcCCTGGGCACCCCTCTGTTAGTAGGTCACAACAACTGGAAGTTTGACGCCCCCATCCTTCTACGAGTCTGGGAAGAGCTCTCCATGAAAGAACAGTTTGCCAACTGTATAACCGGATTCCTGGATACTCTCTGGCTCGCCCAGACTGCTGTTCCCAGGTCAGAGGTCCAGAGTTATAGGCAAACTGAACTAGTGCAAGTATTTCTCAAGAAAGGTTATAAAGCTCACAATGCTGTAGAGGACGCAAAGACTTTGCAGGAGCTGTATTCTGTCCTAAAATTTACTGCAGAGCAAAAGAGGAGCAGTCAGTTCTCAATCGCTCAGCTTGAATGCCAAGTGTCTCTGCAGCCCCTGCTTAAAgaaaaaatcattttctttcagttAGTTGACAAACTTGCCTTGCAGGGAGTTAGTCTCCAGAAGCTGCAGTCAACACACCAACAAGGTGGTGACGCAGGACTGAAGAGCTTCCTCCAGTCCCTGGGATACGTGGAACCTATTTACATCAGGCTCTCAAAGTTTTTCAGTAAGTGAAGGGCAGCGTTTTATTGATCCTTTGACTGATGTAAACTCAACAATGAGGACCGCGTGCCCCGGTCAATATGCCCCATCTTCTTCCTTAAAGCTAAAACATTTTCTGCAGCTATTTTTACCTAATCACTCCAGATCTCGGCATTGTTGAAACACCTGTAATAATGATGTTATATAGATTGCAAATGTATCTTACGTAAATCCTAAATAAATGATATTTTATGATCATGACTGTTGATTACTAACTTAACTCCAACACGGGCACAGTGTGAGAGAAGTTGGTCAGTAGTAATCTGCACAAATCTATCTGAGAGACACTGTGGTGTCCTTGCTGAGGGGATGTTACTGGGTTTTACTGCAGCCGACTGTTGGAAGTGCTGCGATCAAATGGAATGTTTCGAAGGACTGACTGGTGCTGCCAGCAGTTCCATGGGTCAAGCCTGCCTCAGAAGCCAGTTTCCATTCTTTAGGAAATAAAATTTTTCTAAAAGTGGAGATTCTGGAATTATGAAAAAAGAGGGGCGGAGCAGTGAtagattggggagggagggggaggaagagaggtggcggtgggatggagggaggagaggagggggagggaggagagggtggggtggggtgggggggggagagggaggagaggagggggagggagatggaggagaggagggggagggaggagagtggggtggggtggggtggagaggagggggagggaggagaggagggggagggagagggaggagaggaggggggagggaggagaggtggggtgggaagaggaggagaggaggggggaggatggggtgggggtgggagagggaggagaggtggggagggaggagaggtggggagggagagggaggagaggagggggagggaggagaggaggggagggagagggaggagaggagggggagggaggagggagaaggcgggagggagagggaggagaggagggggtaggaggaggtgggggggtggggtgggagaggagggggagggagagggaggagaggaggggagggaggagaggtgggtggggtggggtgggagaggaggggagggaggagaggagggggagggagagggaggagaggagggggagggagagagggagggggagggagagggagaggagggggagggaggagaggagggg from Pristis pectinata isolate sPriPec2 chromosome 17, sPriPec2.1.pri, whole genome shotgun sequence harbors:
- the LOC127579483 gene encoding maternal protein exuperantia-like; this translates as MADPVVAGDGGGEAVKGEAGGEIPLAGQNDPPGSTEETLVFFDLETTGLENNCEIVQLSAVSGEKIFNKYILPGKPISEGASRINGFQVMDGVLYLQGEPQTTSSVQDTMEAFLHFLQSLGTPLLVGHNNWKFDAPILLRVWEELSMKEQFANCITGFLDTLWLAQTAVPRSEVQSYRQTELVQVFLKKGYKAHNAVEDAKTLQELYSVLKFTAEQKRSSQFSIAQLECQVSLQPLLKEKIIFFQLVDKLALQGVSLQKLQSTHQQGGDAGLKSFLQSLGYVEPIYIRLSKFFSK